A genomic region of Elaeis guineensis isolate ETL-2024a chromosome 9, EG11, whole genome shotgun sequence contains the following coding sequences:
- the LOC140851679 gene encoding 3'(2'),5'-bisphosphate nucleotidase 1-like isoform X2, translating into MALRAGLLTTLEPSSPLFAFSSSLPKTPHRLLLFPRRPPAPVRRFFSPLISYNLHRSPVASMASTASYEKELAAAKKAASLAARLCQTVQKALVQSDVQSKSDKSPVTVADYGSQALVSLVLKTELPSESFSLVAEEDSSDLRKDGAQDTLRRITELVNSTLSIDGTYNITLSEEDVLVAIDSGKSEGGRNGRHWVLDPIDGTKGFLRGDQYAIALALLDEGRVVLGVLACPNLPLTSIAIPDEHSSHKQVGCLFSAKIGDGAFMQSLNGSSSAKIHVSAIENSKDASFFESFEAAHSMHDLSSVIAEKLGVQAPPVRIDSQAKYGALARGDGAIYLRFPHKGYREKIWDHAAGYIVVTEAGGVATDAAGNNLDFSKGRYLDLDTGIIVTNKKLMPALLKAVQDAVKEKSQSASLL; encoded by the exons ATGGCACTAAGGGCGGGTCTATTAACGACGCTAGAGCCCTCCTCTCCCCTCTTCGCCTTCAGCTCTTCGCTCCCCAAAACCCCTCATCGCCTCCTCCTCTTCCCTCGTCGTCCTCCTGCTCCCGT TCGTCGCTTCTTCTCTCCTCTTATCTCCTACAATCTCCATCGATCTCCTGTGGCTTCCATGGCCTCCACCGCCTCCTACGAGAAGGAGCTCGCCGCCGCCAAGAAGGCCGCCTCTCTCGCCGCTCGCCTCTGCCAG ACAGTACAAAAGGCACTTGTGCAATCAGATGTCCAATCAAAATCTGATAAGAGTCCTGTTACTGTAGCAGATTATG GTTCACAAGCACTAGTCAGCCTTGTTTTGAAGACAGAACTTCCCTCTGAATCCTTTTCTTTAGTGGCTGAGGAG GATTCAAGTGATCTTCGTAAGGATGGTGCTCAAGACACACTAAGACGCATTACTGAGCTTGTTAACAGCACTCTCTCTATTGATGGTACATATAATATTACTTTATCTGAGGAAGATGTGCTTGTTGCCATTGATAGTGGCAAATCTGAAGGAGGCCGTAATGGCCGACATTGGGTTTTGGACCCTATAGATGGCACTAAAGG GTTCCTAAGAGGAGATCAGTATGCAATTGCTCTGGCACTGCTTGATGAAGGAAGAGTAGTGTTGGGTGTCTTGGCATGTCCAAATCTTCCTCTAACTTCAATTGCGATTCCAGATGAACACTCTTCGCACAAGCAAGTTGGTTGTCTTTTCTCTGCTAAAATTGGCGATGGAGCTTTCATGCAGTCACTTAATGGCTCTTCATCAGCAAAG ATACATGTGAGTGCCATTGAAAATTCAAAGGATGCATCATTCTTTGAGTCATTTGAAGCAGCACATTCCATGCATGATTTATCTAGTGTAATAGCAGAG AAACTTGGCGTCCAAGCACCACCAGTTAGAATTGATAGCCAAGCAAAATATGGTGCTCTAGCCCGAGGAGATGGTGCCATATATTTACGTTTCCCACATAAAGGCTACCGTGAGAAGATATGGGACCATGCAGCTGGTTATATTGTCGTCACAG AAGCTGGTGGTGTCGCGACTGATGCAGCAGGAAATAATTTGGATTTTTCCAAGGGGAGGTACCTTGATCTCGATACAGGCATCATTGTCACAAATAAGAAGCTAATGCCAGCACTGCTGAAAGCAGTACAAGATGCTGTGAAAGAGAAATCTCAATCTGCTTCCCTGTTGTAg
- the LOC140851679 gene encoding 3'(2'),5'-bisphosphate nucleotidase 1-like isoform X1, with the protein MASTASYEKELAAAKKAASLAARLCQTVQKALVQSDVQSKSDKSPVTVADYGSQALVSLVLKTELPSESFSLVAEEDSSDLRKDGAQDTLRRITELVNSTLSIDGTYNITLSEEDVLVAIDSGKSEGGRNGRHWVLDPIDGTKGFLRGDQYAIALALLDEGRVVLGVLACPNLPLTSIAIPDEHSSHKQVGCLFSAKIGDGAFMQSLNGSSSAKIHVSAIENSKDASFFESFEAAHSMHDLSSVIAEKLGVQAPPVRIDSQAKYGALARGDGAIYLRFPHKGYREKIWDHAAGYIVVTEAGGVATDAAGNNLDFSKGRYLDLDTGIIVTNKKLMPALLKAVQDAVKEKSQSASLL; encoded by the exons ATGGCCTCCACCGCCTCCTACGAGAAGGAGCTCGCCGCCGCCAAGAAGGCCGCCTCTCTCGCCGCTCGCCTCTGCCAG ACAGTACAAAAGGCACTTGTGCAATCAGATGTCCAATCAAAATCTGATAAGAGTCCTGTTACTGTAGCAGATTATG GTTCACAAGCACTAGTCAGCCTTGTTTTGAAGACAGAACTTCCCTCTGAATCCTTTTCTTTAGTGGCTGAGGAG GATTCAAGTGATCTTCGTAAGGATGGTGCTCAAGACACACTAAGACGCATTACTGAGCTTGTTAACAGCACTCTCTCTATTGATGGTACATATAATATTACTTTATCTGAGGAAGATGTGCTTGTTGCCATTGATAGTGGCAAATCTGAAGGAGGCCGTAATGGCCGACATTGGGTTTTGGACCCTATAGATGGCACTAAAGG GTTCCTAAGAGGAGATCAGTATGCAATTGCTCTGGCACTGCTTGATGAAGGAAGAGTAGTGTTGGGTGTCTTGGCATGTCCAAATCTTCCTCTAACTTCAATTGCGATTCCAGATGAACACTCTTCGCACAAGCAAGTTGGTTGTCTTTTCTCTGCTAAAATTGGCGATGGAGCTTTCATGCAGTCACTTAATGGCTCTTCATCAGCAAAG ATACATGTGAGTGCCATTGAAAATTCAAAGGATGCATCATTCTTTGAGTCATTTGAAGCAGCACATTCCATGCATGATTTATCTAGTGTAATAGCAGAG AAACTTGGCGTCCAAGCACCACCAGTTAGAATTGATAGCCAAGCAAAATATGGTGCTCTAGCCCGAGGAGATGGTGCCATATATTTACGTTTCCCACATAAAGGCTACCGTGAGAAGATATGGGACCATGCAGCTGGTTATATTGTCGTCACAG AAGCTGGTGGTGTCGCGACTGATGCAGCAGGAAATAATTTGGATTTTTCCAAGGGGAGGTACCTTGATCTCGATACAGGCATCATTGTCACAAATAAGAAGCTAATGCCAGCACTGCTGAAAGCAGTACAAGATGCTGTGAAAGAGAAATCTCAATCTGCTTCCCTGTTGTAg
- the LOC140851522 gene encoding LOW QUALITY PROTEIN: 2-oxoisovalerate dehydrogenase subunit alpha 2, mitochondrial-like (The sequence of the model RefSeq protein was modified relative to this genomic sequence to represent the inferred CDS: inserted 1 base in 1 codon) has product MAIWIMRLRLAHHLGKKIASLEALKLSSWASSLHPWIPASLASSDDRYASKLVRNPVARYAARRFGSTKAQESVSEVTNGSKQVMDFPGGKVMFIPEMRFLAESPGERISCYRVLDDDGQTISGSSFQEVSKEIALKMYSDMVTLQIMDTIFYEAQRQGRISFYLTSIGEEAINVASAAALTINDIVFPQYREPGVLLWRGFTLQEFANQCFGNKSDYGKGRQMPIHYGSNWLNYFTVSSPIATQIPHAVGAAYSLKMDKKHACAVTYFGDGGTSEGDFHAALNFAAVMEVPIIFFCRNNGWAISTPTTEQFRSDGAVIRGQAYGLRSIRVDGNDALAVYSAVHAAREMAIRESRPXLVEALTYRVGHHSTSDDSTKYRPVDEIEHWRTARDPVSRYRKWIERNGWLCDDAESELRSNVRKELLHAIQVAEKMEKPPLAELFTDVYDQVPSNLHEQERLLRETIKQHNGDYPPEVPV; this is encoded by the exons ATGGCTATCTGGATCATGAGGTTAAGGTTAGCCCATCATCTTGGAAAAAAGATAGCTTCTTTGGAAGCTTTGAAACTGAGCTCCTGGGCTTCATCTCTGCACCCATGGATTCCTGCTTCCCTGGCTAGCAGTGATGATAGATACGCTTCTAAGCTTGTGAGGAATCCAGTGGCTCGTTATGCAGCTCGGCGTTTCGGGTCGACTAAAGCTCAAGAGAGTGTGTCGGAGGTGACTAATGGCAGCAAGCAG gtcatggatttTCCTGGTGGAAAGGTTATGTTTATTCCTGAAATGAGATTCCTAGCCGAGTCTCCAGGAGAGCGAATCAGCTGCTACCGTGTTCTTGATGACGATGGACAGACAATCTCTGGCAGCAGTTTCCAAGAG GTCAGCAAGGAAATTGCTCTGAAAATGTACAGTGACATGGTCACTCTGCAAATTATGGATACCATCTTCTATGAAGCTCAGAGGCAAGGAAGAATCTCCTTCTATCTTACCTCGATTGGAGAAGAAGCCATAAATGTTGCATCAGCTGCTGCACTCACGATCAATGATATTGTCTTTCCACAG TACAGGGAACCGGGGGTCCTTCTATGGCGTGGCTTCACCTTGCAAGAATTTGCAAACCAGTGTTTTGGCAACAAGTCAGATTATGGTAAAGGGCGACAGATGCCAATACATTATGGATCTAACTGGCTGAATTACTTCACTGTGTCATCACCAATAGC TACACAGATACCTCATGCTGTTGGAGCTGCTTATTCCCTTAAGATGGACAAGAAACATGCTTGTGCTGTCACTTATTTTGGTGATGGTGGCACTAGCGAG GGAGATTTCCATGCTGCACTAAATTTTGCTGCTGTAATGGAGGTTCCAATTATTTTCTTCTGTCGTAACAATGGTTGGGCCATCAGTACTCCTACAACAGAACAGTTTCGAA GTGATGGTGCTGTCATTCGTGGTCAAGCATATGGTCTTCGGAGTATCCGTGTAGATGGGAATGATGCTCTTGCTGTTTATAGTGCAGTCCATGCAGCCCGTGAGATGGCCATAAGGGAAAGCAGGC TTTTAGTTGAG GCGCTTACATATAGAGTGGGACATCACTCCACATCAGATGACTCGACCAAGTACCGACCTGTCGATGAGATCGAACACTGGAGAACAGCACGAGATCCTGTCTCCAGGTATCGAAAATGGATTGAAAGAAATGGCTGGTTGTGTGATGATGCTGAATCTGAACTTAGAAGCAATGTCAGGAAGGAG CTATTGCATGCTATTCAGGTTGCAGAAAAAATGGAGAAACCACCTCTTGCTGAACTATTCACAGATGTTTATGATCAAGTTCCTTCCAACCTTCATGAGCAGGAAAGGCTACTTCGAGAAACGATCAAGCAGCACAATGGAGACTACCCACCTGAAGTACCTGTTTAG